Proteins encoded together in one Rhizobacter sp. J219 window:
- a CDS encoding type I secretion C-terminal target domain-containing protein gives MVYNTSGPGSYDLNVSVNGGAAVDLSTSNFLLFQSITQVDNAGGQRSAFVPNGTTGEGGYYPVVYDAGVQSRVYLAPVLASLVDTDGSETLAVQLQGIPVGAVLTDGSNSFTATIATTSVDITSWNRSTLSITFPSGYTGSTTLTAVATSTETATGATASSSTSFTVTVDPTGTTTAFSEIATFNADALIGQAGADVYSVSQSGTGLAVTVTQGATGSIPAQTGTETTGTIDQAFSTGAGNDVVQAGAGDDTIYLGDTGTSTHPVSGNAPTQANVQAVQMMNLADDTNLTSATTGLFTTEADDTSSANGSGNTSVATWADLANAGSGNDVVYGQNGVDLLYGGTGNDYLNGGAGIDGLRGGAGNDTLVGGAGNDVLRGDAGADVFRWELADRGAVGTPASDIIMDFNNATPAAGGDVLDLRDLLQSEATSGGTSGNLANYLHFTVSGGTTTIAISSTGAFSGGYNAGAVDQSIVLQNVDLTSGGALTTDQQIINDLLNKSKLLVDGT, from the coding sequence ATGGTCTACAACACCAGCGGACCCGGCAGCTACGACCTGAACGTGAGCGTAAACGGCGGCGCGGCGGTGGACCTGTCGACCTCGAACTTCCTGCTGTTCCAGAGCATCACGCAGGTCGACAACGCCGGCGGGCAGCGCAGTGCCTTCGTGCCCAACGGCACCACCGGCGAAGGCGGCTACTACCCCGTGGTCTACGACGCGGGCGTGCAGAGCCGCGTGTACCTCGCGCCGGTGCTGGCCAGCCTGGTCGACACCGACGGTTCGGAAACCCTCGCGGTGCAGCTGCAGGGCATTCCGGTGGGCGCGGTGCTGACCGACGGCAGCAACAGCTTCACCGCCACGATCGCCACCACCTCGGTCGACATCACCAGCTGGAACCGCTCGACCCTGAGCATCACCTTCCCGAGCGGCTACACCGGCAGCACGACACTGACGGCCGTGGCCACCTCGACCGAGACGGCCACCGGCGCCACCGCCTCCAGCTCCACCAGCTTCACCGTCACGGTCGACCCGACCGGCACCACCACCGCGTTCTCCGAGATCGCCACCTTCAACGCCGATGCGCTCATCGGCCAGGCCGGCGCCGACGTGTACTCGGTGAGCCAGAGCGGCACCGGTCTCGCGGTCACGGTGACGCAAGGCGCCACCGGCAGCATCCCGGCCCAGACAGGCACCGAGACCACCGGCACCATCGACCAGGCCTTCAGCACCGGTGCCGGCAACGACGTCGTGCAGGCCGGCGCTGGCGACGACACCATCTACCTGGGCGACACCGGCACCTCCACGCACCCGGTCAGTGGCAACGCGCCGACGCAGGCCAACGTGCAGGCGGTGCAGATGATGAACCTGGCCGACGACACCAACCTCACCAGCGCGACCACCGGCCTCTTCACCACCGAAGCCGACGACACCTCGTCGGCCAACGGCTCGGGCAACACTTCCGTCGCCACCTGGGCCGACCTGGCCAACGCGGGCAGTGGCAACGACGTGGTCTACGGCCAGAACGGCGTCGACCTCCTTTACGGCGGCACCGGCAACGACTACCTCAACGGCGGCGCCGGCATCGATGGCCTGCGCGGCGGGGCGGGCAACGACACCCTGGTGGGCGGTGCGGGCAACGACGTGCTGCGCGGCGACGCCGGAGCCGACGTCTTCCGCTGGGAACTGGCCGACCGTGGCGCAGTGGGCACGCCGGCGTCCGACATCATCATGGACTTCAACAACGCCACGCCGGCGGCCGGCGGCGACGTGCTCGACCTGCGCGACCTGCTGCAGAGCGAAGCCACGAGCGGCGGCACGTCAGGCAACCTGGCCAACTACCTGCACTTCACGGTGAGCGGTGGCACCACCACCATCGCGATCAGCAGCACGGGCGCGTTCTCGGGCGGCTACAACGCGGGTGCCGTCGACCAGTCGATCGTGCTGCAGAACGTGGACCTGACGAGCGGCGGGGCCCTGACCACCGACCAGCAGATCATCAACGACCTGCTGAACAAGTCCAAGTTGCTGGTCGACGGGACTTGA
- a CDS encoding EAL domain-containing protein has translation MSLIRQIWLLMLSTVLLAYAGSVTVSVESARHYLQTQLRLKNADNATSLALALSQQKGDRELMNLLMSAQFDTGFYRRIKFVAADGSVPFVREAQATGQLAPAWFVKLVPIESDPGIAQVSDGWRALGKVEVVSHSFFAHDELWAGTLRTAAALALVGVVAGAIGALLMRRIKKPLDSTVEQAHALVAGEFRIVPEPRAPELQRLTRAMNTMVSRLRVTFQAQADQLDTLHKQANLDRLTGLSNRSHFLGQLTAALQREDGTAEGGLVLLRVIDLAGINRSLGHAGADRVITTIAQALKPYAERAKGCFLGRLNGSDFALCLPVPGVARETAQALSDALSVLLTSLGGGAGICLGAIELRRDMTPAQVMSAADAALARAEARGRFAVELSSEPVTSVAMLGEAAWRQRIRDALVQGRVHLVNFPVVNARRELLHLECPLRLQLEEQGEFEPAARWLPLAMRSRLTVDVDERALALAIAESSADGQPRCVNLSPASLADSAFSSRLRALLWDSPRVARLIWLEVSESAAVEHFDLLQELSRQLRPTGVRLGLEHAGERLGLIPRLFEAGLDYVKLDASMITGVGHDEHRATFVRGTVTLLHGLSLQVYAEGVTDATDAKVLWECGIDGATGPYISSQQGSPGG, from the coding sequence ATGTCGCTGATCCGGCAGATCTGGCTGTTGATGCTCTCCACGGTGCTGCTGGCCTATGCCGGCAGCGTGACCGTCTCGGTCGAGTCGGCCCGGCACTACCTGCAGACGCAGCTGCGCCTGAAGAACGCCGACAACGCCACCTCGCTGGCGCTGGCCCTGTCGCAGCAGAAGGGCGACCGCGAGCTGATGAATCTCCTGATGTCGGCCCAGTTCGACACCGGCTTCTACCGCCGCATCAAGTTCGTCGCCGCCGACGGCAGCGTGCCCTTCGTGCGCGAGGCACAGGCGACCGGGCAGCTGGCGCCGGCGTGGTTCGTGAAGCTCGTGCCGATCGAGTCGGACCCCGGCATCGCGCAGGTGTCCGACGGCTGGCGGGCGCTCGGCAAGGTCGAGGTGGTGAGCCACTCGTTCTTCGCGCACGACGAGCTGTGGGCCGGCACGCTGCGCACCGCGGCGGCGCTCGCGCTGGTCGGCGTGGTGGCGGGCGCGATCGGCGCGCTGCTGATGCGGCGCATCAAGAAACCGCTCGACTCGACGGTGGAGCAGGCCCATGCGCTGGTGGCGGGCGAGTTCCGCATCGTGCCCGAGCCGCGAGCGCCCGAGCTGCAGCGCCTCACCCGCGCGATGAACACCATGGTGAGCCGGCTGCGCGTGACCTTCCAGGCGCAGGCCGACCAGCTCGACACGCTGCACAAGCAGGCCAACCTCGACCGGCTCACCGGCCTGTCGAACCGCTCGCACTTCCTCGGCCAGCTCACCGCCGCGCTGCAGCGCGAAGACGGCACCGCCGAAGGCGGCCTGGTGCTGCTGCGCGTGATCGACCTCGCCGGCATCAACCGCAGCCTCGGCCATGCGGGTGCCGACCGCGTGATCACGACGATTGCGCAGGCGCTCAAGCCGTATGCCGAGCGCGCCAAGGGCTGTTTTCTCGGGCGCCTGAACGGCTCGGACTTCGCGCTGTGCCTGCCGGTGCCCGGCGTGGCGCGCGAGACGGCGCAGGCGCTGTCGGATGCACTCTCGGTGCTGCTCACGAGCCTGGGCGGCGGCGCGGGCATCTGCCTGGGCGCCATCGAGCTGCGGCGCGACATGACGCCAGCGCAGGTGATGAGCGCGGCCGATGCGGCACTCGCTCGAGCCGAGGCACGCGGCCGTTTTGCCGTCGAGCTGAGCAGCGAGCCGGTCACCAGCGTGGCGATGCTGGGCGAGGCCGCGTGGCGGCAGCGCATCCGCGATGCGCTGGTGCAAGGCCGTGTGCACCTCGTCAACTTCCCGGTGGTCAACGCACGCCGCGAGCTGCTGCACCTGGAATGCCCGCTGCGGCTGCAGCTCGAAGAGCAGGGCGAGTTCGAGCCGGCCGCACGCTGGCTGCCGCTGGCGATGCGCAGCCGGCTCACCGTCGACGTGGACGAACGCGCCCTCGCGCTTGCGATCGCCGAATCCAGCGCCGACGGTCAGCCGCGATGCGTGAACCTTTCGCCCGCCTCGCTGGCCGACAGTGCCTTCTCATCACGCTTGCGTGCGCTGCTGTGGGACTCGCCGCGGGTGGCGCGGCTGATCTGGCTCGAAGTGTCGGAGTCGGCCGCGGTCGAGCATTTCGACCTGCTGCAGGAACTGAGCCGCCAGCTGCGACCGACCGGCGTGCGCCTGGGGCTGGAGCATGCGGGCGAGCGCCTCGGCCTGATCCCCCGCCTTTTCGAGGCAGGCCTCGACTACGTGAAGCTCGACGCCTCGATGATCACCGGCGTGGGCCACGACGAACACCGCGCGACCTTCGTGCGCGGCACGGTGACGCTGCTGCACGGCCTGTCGCTGCAGGTCTATGCCGAAGGCGTGACCGATGCGACCGACGCCAAGGTGCTGTGGGAGTGCGGCATCGACGGCGCCACTGGCCCCTACATCAGCTCGCAGCAGGGCTCGCCCGGCGGCTGA
- a CDS encoding transglutaminase-like cysteine peptidase, producing the protein MPNFCPLSSKRHDLQARCTPLRLWAVAWLVVALLVPGLPTQAWDAERMKSAAARLSPRAVAGVQALQPLLMQSVGQDELAQLQTVNQFFNRRIQFREDTEAWGQVDYWASPLESLDRGQGDCEDYAIAKYFSLLAVGMPVAKLRLVYVRAQIGGPQGVVQAHMVLAYYAAPGAEPMILDNLITDVRPASRRPDLVPVFSFNSEGLWQGVGPQAAGDPAARLSRWREILVKARAEGFQ; encoded by the coding sequence GTGCCGAACTTCTGCCCCCTTTCATCGAAGCGACATGACCTGCAGGCGCGGTGCACGCCGCTGCGCTTGTGGGCGGTGGCGTGGCTGGTGGTGGCGCTGCTGGTGCCGGGCCTGCCCACGCAGGCCTGGGACGCCGAGCGCATGAAGTCTGCGGCCGCGCGGCTGTCGCCGCGTGCCGTGGCCGGTGTGCAGGCGCTGCAGCCGCTGCTGATGCAGTCGGTGGGACAGGACGAGCTGGCCCAGCTGCAGACCGTCAACCAGTTCTTCAACCGCCGCATCCAGTTCCGCGAAGACACCGAGGCCTGGGGCCAGGTCGACTACTGGGCCAGCCCGCTCGAAAGCCTGGACCGGGGCCAGGGCGATTGCGAGGACTACGCCATCGCCAAGTACTTCAGCCTGCTCGCCGTGGGCATGCCGGTTGCCAAGTTGCGGCTCGTGTACGTGCGGGCGCAGATCGGCGGGCCGCAGGGCGTGGTGCAAGCCCACATGGTGCTGGCCTACTATGCGGCACCCGGTGCCGAACCGATGATCCTGGACAACCTCATCACCGACGTGCGGCCTGCCTCGCGCCGGCCCGACCTGGTGCCGGTGTTCAGCTTCAACAGCGAAGGGCTGTGGCAAGGTGTGGGGCCGCAGGCGGCGGGTGATCCGGCGGCGCGGCTGTCGCGCTGGCGCGAGATTCTTGTGAAGGCGAGGGCGGAGGGGTTCCAATGA
- a CDS encoding TolC family outer membrane protein yields MTLALSLAFTASASAQSNEALKAAAQQAISTSPDVTARFNAYRAAADAVDVARGGYYPRLDLSASAGHDRDRVANRTPQEQSLSRSGAALTLTQLLWDGLATQNEVGRLGHEKLARYFELLDATEQTALEAARAYYDVLRYRRLVQLAEDSYVQHKSAFNQIQSRFKAGVGRGVDLEQAGARLALAESNLSTELSNLHDVSARYQRVVGVAPPKSLPLPLPLKDGLPASANEASLEAARRSPAVSASIETLRATKELLSARESAYQPKVEARLRSGTGKNFDGVRDQRSDSSAEIVLNWNLFNGGSDRARVRQQVNLVNQAADQRDKACRDVRQVLAIAYNDTRKLADQLIYLDRNTLAIEKARDAYRQQFDIGQRSLLDLLNSENETYTARRSYANAEYDLGIAYARVQAALSRLNTQLGLRSDREVPQGAENWSAGDEGPGRCPLDAIETQPLNLEELNRRAASLAPGAPLPSTPGTARATADSTNPALRTQPVSLRASAPALPSEPTAASVNGPTALSVRRLNEWAAAWEAKEVDRYLAFYAPEFRSDRGDTDGWKAQRRRLVTKKGDINVKLEEVLARELAPDRVETQFKQTYRSEGFSDVMQKSLIWQQIGGQWLIVKESNR; encoded by the coding sequence TTGACTCTTGCCCTCTCCCTGGCGTTTACCGCCAGTGCCAGCGCACAGAGCAACGAGGCGCTGAAGGCCGCGGCACAGCAGGCGATCAGCACCAGCCCTGACGTCACCGCGCGCTTCAACGCCTACCGCGCCGCCGCCGATGCGGTCGACGTGGCCCGCGGCGGCTACTACCCGCGCCTCGACCTCAGCGCCTCGGCCGGCCACGACCGCGACCGTGTCGCCAACCGCACACCGCAAGAGCAGTCGCTGAGCCGCAGCGGCGCCGCGCTCACGCTGACCCAGCTGCTGTGGGACGGCCTGGCCACCCAGAACGAAGTCGGCCGCCTCGGCCACGAGAAGCTCGCCCGCTACTTCGAGCTGCTCGACGCCACCGAACAGACCGCGCTCGAAGCCGCCCGCGCCTACTACGACGTGTTGCGCTACCGCCGCCTCGTGCAGCTGGCCGAAGACAGCTACGTGCAGCACAAGAGCGCCTTCAACCAGATCCAGTCGCGCTTCAAGGCCGGCGTGGGCCGCGGGGTCGACCTCGAACAGGCGGGTGCCCGCCTGGCGCTCGCCGAGTCGAACCTTTCCACCGAACTGTCCAACCTGCACGACGTCTCGGCGCGCTACCAGCGCGTGGTGGGCGTGGCACCGCCGAAGAGCCTGCCGCTGCCGTTGCCGCTGAAAGACGGGTTGCCCGCCTCGGCCAACGAAGCCTCGCTCGAAGCCGCCCGGCGCAGCCCCGCCGTGAGTGCCTCGATCGAGACGCTGCGCGCCACGAAAGAGTTGCTGAGCGCACGCGAGTCGGCCTACCAGCCCAAGGTGGAGGCGCGTTTGCGCTCCGGCACCGGCAAGAACTTCGACGGCGTGCGCGACCAGCGCAGCGACAGCTCGGCCGAGATCGTGCTGAACTGGAACCTCTTCAACGGCGGCAGCGACCGCGCCCGCGTGCGCCAGCAGGTCAACCTCGTCAACCAGGCCGCCGACCAGCGCGACAAGGCCTGCCGCGACGTGCGCCAGGTGCTCGCCATCGCCTACAACGACACCCGCAAGCTCGCCGATCAGCTCATCTACCTCGACCGCAACACGCTCGCGATCGAGAAGGCACGCGACGCCTACCGCCAGCAGTTCGACATCGGCCAACGCAGCCTGCTCGATCTGCTCAACTCGGAAAACGAAACCTACACCGCACGCCGCTCGTACGCCAACGCCGAATACGACCTCGGCATCGCCTACGCCCGCGTGCAGGCCGCGCTGAGCCGACTCAACACGCAGCTCGGCCTGCGCAGCGACCGTGAGGTCCCCCAAGGCGCCGAGAACTGGTCTGCCGGCGACGAAGGCCCGGGCCGCTGCCCGCTCGATGCGATCGAAACCCAGCCGCTCAACCTCGAAGAGCTGAACCGCCGCGCCGCCTCGCTCGCCCCGGGCGCGCCGCTGCCGTCGACCCCGGGCACCGCCCGCGCAACCGCCGACAGCACCAACCCGGCGCTGCGCACCCAACCGGTGTCGCTGCGTGCCTCGGCCCCGGCCCTGCCCAGCGAGCCGACCGCTGCCTCGGTGAACGGTCCGACCGCCCTGTCGGTGCGCCGCCTCAACGAGTGGGCCGCCGCGTGGGAAGCGAAGGAGGTGGACCGCTACCTCGCGTTCTACGCCCCCGAGTTCCGCTCCGATCGCGGCGATACCGACGGCTGGAAAGCCCAGCGCCGCCGGCTCGTCACCAAGAAGGGCGACATCAACGTCAAGCTCGAAGAAGTGCTCGCACGTGAACTCGCGCCCGACCGTGTCGAGACGCAGTTCAAGCAGACCTACCGCTCCGAAGGCTTCAGCGACGTGATGCAGAAGAGCCTGATCTGGCAGCAGATCGGCGGGCAGTGGTTGATCGTGAAGGAAAGCAACCGCTAG
- the lpdA gene encoding dihydrolipoyl dehydrogenase translates to MATIEIKVPDIGDFKDVAIIELLVKPGDKVAKDQSLVTVESDKASMEIPSSHAGVVKELKVKLGDKISEGSLLLTLDAEGAATPAPAPAAAAPAKAAAPAAAPAVPAPQAATHSGGSDLECDVLVLGAGPGGYSAAFRAADLGLKTVLVERFPTLGGVCLNVGCIPSKALLHVAAVMDEVKHFDALGVSFGEPKVDLAKLKAHKEKVVGKLTGGLTAMAKMRKVTVVQGTGEFLDPYHLGVTKADGGKQIVKFKNAIIAAGSEAVKLPFLPKDDPRIVTSTGALELRQAPKRMLVIGGGIIGLEMGTVYSSTVGTRLDVVEMLDGLMQGADRDMVKVWQKMNAPRFDNIMLKTKTVGAEATKDGILVKFEGENAPKEPQLYDLVLQAVGRVPNGKRIGAEKAGVAVNERGFIPVDIQMRTNVPHIFAIGDIVGQPMLAHKAVHEAHVAAEVASGDTHAAFDARVIPSVAYTDPEVAWVGLTEDDAKARGIKVKKGHFPWTASGRAIANTRDEGFTKLLFDEETGRIVGGAIVGTHAGDMIGEVAVAIEMGADAIDIGKTIHPHPTLGESLGMAAEAAEGHCTDLPPVKR, encoded by the coding sequence ATGGCCACGATCGAGATCAAAGTGCCGGACATCGGCGACTTCAAGGATGTCGCCATCATCGAGTTGCTGGTCAAACCCGGCGACAAGGTGGCAAAAGACCAGTCGCTCGTGACGGTGGAAAGCGACAAGGCGTCGATGGAGATTCCGTCGTCGCACGCCGGTGTCGTGAAAGAACTGAAGGTCAAGCTGGGCGACAAGATCAGCGAAGGCTCGCTGCTGTTGACGCTGGACGCTGAAGGTGCAGCAACGCCCGCGCCGGCTCCTGCCGCTGCAGCGCCCGCCAAGGCGGCTGCCCCCGCGGCCGCGCCGGCCGTGCCCGCGCCCCAGGCCGCCACGCACAGCGGCGGCTCCGACCTCGAATGCGACGTGCTCGTGCTCGGCGCCGGCCCCGGCGGCTACAGCGCCGCATTCCGCGCCGCCGACCTCGGCCTGAAGACCGTGCTCGTCGAGCGTTTCCCCACGCTTGGCGGCGTGTGCCTCAACGTTGGCTGCATTCCTTCCAAGGCGCTGCTGCACGTGGCCGCGGTGATGGACGAGGTGAAGCACTTCGACGCGCTCGGCGTGAGCTTCGGCGAACCAAAGGTCGACCTCGCCAAGCTCAAGGCCCACAAGGAAAAGGTGGTGGGCAAACTCACCGGCGGCCTCACCGCGATGGCCAAGATGCGCAAGGTCACCGTGGTGCAGGGCACGGGCGAGTTCCTCGACCCGTATCACCTCGGCGTGACCAAGGCCGATGGCGGCAAGCAGATCGTCAAGTTCAAGAACGCGATCATCGCGGCCGGCTCCGAGGCGGTGAAGCTGCCCTTCCTGCCGAAGGACGATCCGCGCATCGTCACTTCCACCGGTGCGCTCGAATTGCGCCAAGCCCCGAAGCGCATGCTCGTGATCGGCGGCGGCATCATCGGCCTGGAAATGGGCACGGTCTACAGCAGCACCGTCGGCACGCGTCTTGACGTGGTGGAAATGCTCGACGGCCTGATGCAGGGCGCCGACCGCGACATGGTGAAGGTGTGGCAGAAGATGAATGCGCCGCGCTTCGACAACATCATGCTCAAGACCAAGACGGTCGGGGCCGAGGCCACGAAGGATGGCATCCTCGTGAAGTTCGAGGGCGAGAATGCGCCGAAGGAACCGCAGCTCTATGACCTCGTGCTGCAGGCCGTGGGCCGCGTGCCCAATGGCAAGCGCATCGGTGCCGAGAAGGCTGGCGTGGCGGTCAACGAGCGCGGCTTCATCCCGGTCGACATCCAGATGCGCACCAACGTGCCGCACATCTTCGCCATCGGCGACATCGTCGGCCAGCCAATGCTGGCGCACAAGGCGGTGCACGAAGCGCACGTCGCGGCCGAGGTGGCCTCAGGCGACACGCATGCGGCCTTCGATGCGCGCGTGATCCCGAGCGTGGCCTACACCGACCCCGAAGTGGCCTGGGTGGGCCTCACCGAAGACGACGCCAAGGCGCGCGGCATCAAGGTCAAGAAGGGTCACTTCCCGTGGACGGCCTCCGGCCGCGCCATCGCGAACACGCGTGACGAAGGCTTCACCAAGCTGCTCTTCGACGAGGAAACCGGCCGCATCGTCGGCGGTGCCATCGTCGGCACGCATGCGGGCGACATGATCGGCGAGGTCGCCGTGGCGATCGAGATGGGGGCCGATGCCATCGACATCGGCAAGACCATCCATCCGCACCCGACGCTGGGTGAAAGCCTGGGGATGGCGGCGGAGGCCGCCGAAGGTCACTGCACCGACCTGCCGCCGGTGAAACGTTGA
- a CDS encoding MFS transporter, producing MTTVVVVRKAGQVAIAGDSLVTFGDTRLPHGYESNEKLFKVGDSWIGMAGTTAHFPVLRRALNWLAPEDLKLHSRDEVFDTFLKIHPKLKEVFYLNTKEEDADPYESSQLTALIANGSGIYGVYSYREVFEFDRFWAIGSGRAFALGAMYTAFDRAKTARELAEIGVKAGCEFDKNSDGPVKVQTIKLKGKD from the coding sequence GTGACGACCGTTGTCGTCGTGAGGAAGGCGGGACAAGTGGCGATCGCAGGTGACAGCCTCGTCACCTTCGGCGACACCCGCCTGCCGCACGGCTACGAAAGCAACGAGAAGCTCTTCAAGGTCGGTGACTCCTGGATCGGCATGGCCGGCACCACGGCGCACTTTCCCGTGCTGCGGCGTGCGCTCAACTGGCTCGCCCCCGAGGACCTGAAGCTGCATTCGCGCGACGAGGTGTTCGACACCTTCCTCAAGATCCACCCGAAGCTGAAGGAAGTCTTCTACCTGAACACCAAGGAAGAAGACGCCGACCCTTACGAAAGCTCGCAGCTCACCGCGCTGATTGCAAATGGCAGCGGCATCTACGGCGTGTACTCATACCGCGAGGTGTTCGAGTTCGACCGCTTCTGGGCCATCGGCTCGGGGCGTGCGTTCGCGCTGGGTGCGATGTACACCGCCTTCGACCGCGCCAAGACCGCGCGTGAACTCGCCGAGATCGGTGTGAAGGCGGGATGTGAATTCGACAAGAACTCCGACGGCCCTGTGAAGGTGCAGACGATCAAGCTCAAAGGAAAAGATTGA
- the aceF gene encoding dihydrolipoyllysine-residue acetyltransferase: MALVEVKVPDIGDFKDVEIIEVLVKPGDTIKAEQSLVTVESDKASMEIPASHAGVVKEMKVKLGDKISEGSLLLLIEAAAGGAAAAPAQAPQSEPDTSNQKVAPVELALAPAPAPAPVQAPPPAAAAERTVPTAALPAHEPTAPRGHLPHASPTIRKLARELGVPLEEVKGTGPKGRITHDDVHGFVKGVMAGQVQTKAQSAKGGAAAGGGGGNFPGLPAWPTVDFAKFGPIERRDLSRIKKISGAALHRNWVMIPHVTNHDNADITELEAFRVQTNKENEKSGIKVTMLAFVIKAVVAALKKFPEFNASLDGDQLVLKQYFHIGFAADTPNGLVVPVLKDADKKGILQISKEMSGFAAKARDGKLGPADMSGGCFSISSLGGIGGRYFSPIINAPEVSILGLSRGVTEPVWDGKAFQPRLMLPLSLSYDHRVIDGAAAARFNAYLGQVLADFRRVLL, encoded by the coding sequence ATGGCGCTGGTGGAAGTGAAAGTCCCCGACATCGGGGACTTCAAAGACGTCGAAATCATCGAAGTGCTGGTCAAGCCCGGTGACACGATCAAGGCTGAGCAATCGCTCGTGACTGTCGAGAGCGACAAGGCTTCGATGGAGATCCCGGCCTCGCACGCCGGGGTCGTGAAGGAAATGAAGGTCAAGCTCGGCGACAAGATCAGCGAAGGCTCGCTGCTCCTGTTGATCGAAGCGGCAGCCGGTGGCGCGGCGGCAGCACCTGCTCAGGCGCCGCAGTCCGAGCCCGACACTTCGAACCAGAAGGTGGCCCCGGTCGAGCTGGCCCTGGCGCCCGCGCCCGCCCCCGCCCCGGTTCAAGCACCGCCGCCTGCGGCTGCAGCCGAGCGCACCGTGCCGACCGCCGCCTTGCCGGCGCACGAGCCGACCGCACCGCGTGGCCACCTGCCGCACGCCTCGCCGACGATCCGCAAGCTCGCCCGTGAACTGGGCGTGCCGCTGGAAGAAGTCAAGGGCACCGGCCCCAAGGGCCGCATCACCCACGACGACGTGCACGGCTTCGTCAAGGGCGTGATGGCCGGACAGGTGCAGACCAAGGCCCAATCGGCCAAGGGTGGTGCTGCTGCGGGTGGCGGTGGCGGCAACTTCCCGGGCCTGCCGGCGTGGCCGACGGTCGACTTCGCGAAGTTCGGCCCGATCGAGCGCCGCGACCTGTCGCGCATCAAGAAGATCAGCGGCGCGGCCCTGCACCGCAACTGGGTGATGATTCCGCACGTCACCAACCACGACAACGCCGACATCACCGAACTGGAAGCCTTCCGCGTCCAGACCAACAAGGAAAACGAGAAGAGCGGCATCAAGGTCACGATGCTGGCCTTCGTCATCAAGGCGGTGGTGGCGGCGCTCAAGAAATTCCCCGAGTTCAACGCCTCGCTTGATGGCGACCAGCTCGTGCTGAAGCAGTACTTCCACATCGGCTTCGCGGCCGACACGCCGAATGGCCTGGTGGTGCCGGTGCTGAAGGATGCCGACAAGAAGGGCATCCTGCAGATCAGCAAGGAGATGAGCGGTTTCGCCGCCAAGGCACGCGACGGCAAGCTCGGGCCCGCGGACATGAGCGGTGGCTGCTTCTCGATCAGCTCGCTGGGCGGCATTGGCGGGCGCTATTTCTCGCCCATCATCAACGCGCCCGAGGTGTCGATCCTCGGCCTGTCGCGGGGTGTGACGGAGCCGGTGTGGGACGGTAAGGCCTTCCAGCCGCGCCTGATGTTGCCGCTCAGCCTGAGCTATGACCATCGCGTGATCGACGGCGCCGCTGCGGCGCGTTTCAACGCGTACCTGGGCCAGGTGCTGGCGGACTTCAGGAGAGTCCTCCTGTGA